DNA from Gemmatimonadaceae bacterium:
CCGCACGTAAACGTTGGAACGATTGGCCACGTTGATCACGGGAAGACGACACTGACGGCGGCGATCACGTCGATCCAGGCAAAGAAGGGCCTGGCCCAGCCGGTCGCCTT
Protein-coding regions in this window:
- a CDS encoding GTP-binding protein is translated as MGKAKFERTKPHVNVGTIGHVDHGKTTLTAAITSIQAKKGLAQPVA